A genomic region of bacterium contains the following coding sequences:
- a CDS encoding S8 family serine peptidase produces MSMDRDHAGFAGRVFFGALVLLTAALGSLAGGRAMAQASFEENAILVKLTPAAASQISIRIENGIALTGLPSVDALNQQYRARDMARVLRHGGKFEARHVESGLTRYYKLRFEAGAEVEALVQAYAGDGNLEAAQPNHRYELFDGRKQGRQINFTPNDPSYPSQWHYNNTGQTGGTPDADIDAPEAWDIETGDAGVIVSDLDTGQDLDHPDLAANIWVNTGEIAGNGLDDDGNGYIDDTKGWDFSNNDNNPDDYDGHGTHTAGTVAAVTNNGLGVAGVAFDSKIMPCKIFPNAFDDVIANAFTYAADNGSFISTNSWGGGGQSNLIEDAIDYFLATTNGVVVFAAGNDNSSNPAIGYPGSYPPVIAVAATNHNDVKASFSNYGTWVDISAPGVSVLSTLIGGYGSLSGTSMACPHVAGVAALVAAANPGMSGADIRTQIEGTADNIDALNPGFAGLLGSGRVNAYQALTGVVSDPPDIAVSPASFQFTLPPGGTASEMMTISNTAATGAEDLNWNVIEQSVTLMLSNGGVVPIRLGRANADASAFAMSQANPPNYNPNAGKYDADLPPGPPVTDGSGGPDGYGYVWRDSDDPNGPVFNWQDITGVGTPVSLSDDSFQEVALPFAFQFYGASKTSLKISSNGFLGFGVDGTDFTNDPIPNIALPNDMIAVFWDDLNPSLGGTIHYYHNAAAGEFIVQYTNIQRFGGGLPNTFQAILSANGKILLQYLNMQGTLTSATIGVENAAGTVGLQVVYNAAYVHDNLAIKIEAGCDWLAEDPTSGLLAPGSSQNVTVSVDAAGLAIGTHECNLVINSNDPDEAQVTVPVTLNVSTGNPPDISVTPASFAFTVPEGGSASDLMTIANTAAAGSDNLEWSLSEQEAALLLSDGRKLPVKVRQAAKPPLSSAPAVLSASPAALALLQNPPPFGVVVPQGPQCTDGEVHDDNTIENGYGWNPSLVSDGRTVERFSPGPLPFSLTKICISWTRTGADADISFNIQVYDDDGAGGSPGTLLTSIPVAAAGVPVWPSAAFYDFDVSGLIAEINDPLVYIGAQWNPMTEPNFFICADESPTTPLQTGYGQNDYDGFVWTPLQSYFPAYRAMFIRAEGEAASGCPWLSESLTSGSIPAGGSQEVTVSVSAGTLLPGTYNCNLVIDSNDPDEPQVTVPVQLTVTPLAPPDIAVSPASFAFTVMEEGSDSGIMTITNTAAAGADNLDWEIEEQEAVLMLRDGRKLPVTLQAQNRDPRLAAQRQGEKSGGRVNAGGFEETTSQRGLKAPEEKFVAAPFTTNTLVLQPGVSIGNSILEALDQLGVMHDFLITSDFTTIDFSLYQTIIVGMDGGAIETASVQALANAAASGKKLVMYGGTNYGPYYTGMSAYLLQHTGTQGWTISAPPHLTVTSPGDPLAAGLPASYTYADAAAAFYMLRINDPAATVVAMNGDGHPALVRKSIGSGTLVYSISSPFDAYYSNPSDFEILKTIVSNAINAGGCSWLTENPTSGSTAAGSQNQVSLVVNTIGLQPGEYDCNLLITSNDPDEPEVTVPVHLTVVPKPPADIDVSPSSFSFTLPEEEGVAAATMTIANTAPAGHDDLEWSIAEQEATLVLSNGRKLAVNLGRRSSGAATQPNARLENFNPHAGKYDADLPPGPPVIQGAGGPDGFGYTWIDSDEPGGPAFNWQDITGVGTPVNLSDDSFIEVALPFTFPFYGVDKSLVKISSNGFLAFGPNGTDLNNTPLPNAGQPNDIIAAFWDDLDPGLGGTIHYYHNAGANEFIVQYTGIQHFGGSAPYTFQAILRSNGSMLFQYLGMQGPVNSATLGVENSSGTIGLQIVFNANYVHDNLAVAIQAACPWISEDPVSGVIPPGGSEQVALSVSTAGLAAGTYNCSLLVNSNDPDESQITVPVELIVIPLIPPEIEVTPASFAFTLPYGDASTSGTMTISNLLPPGPGADNLDWNITEQEAALVLSDGKKLPVSVRPHGSGSRKSHLSPSRVDGGTPAAGLLSASPSLSFNGAGTAEAPVNPAEVLYDQMDSPGLNSITSQNFEAANDAFDNQAADDFVVPASDGAWTIERVEVAGVYFNGTGPVASVNVWFYQNAGNLPGAEVYSALEVVPSAGIANGSFVIDLPAPAILTAGAYWVSVQANMDFTPFGQWGWTERTVASSNPSAWRNPGNGFGTPCTDWGQRVSACGVGSDPDLLFRLSGMVGGGCLWLTANPLSGSISPGGSETVEVTVSAAGLAPGTYNCTLIVNSNDPDEPQVAVPVQLDIVVDAVIWIPDDVLNPDLARKATERGLSIETLQNLSVAPTSHLELKAALEANGKAVLITNTLTQAEIAQADYLFVVAGIYPNNHVIKETDPEAALIESYLAAGGKVYLEGGDVWYYDPINLNGHDFGPSFQINPLRDGSNNLKTVLGACLAEGKDFTYSGANNFIDQIAPVGTACTIHSNDSPAYTCGVANSGAYGRTLGNSFGFGGLDDFSISGVSKATLMASYLDFFDNGISVTAVTYDFPVASGGWYLISLPVIPDDNRLSVVFPEALAAFGWDFASQSYVAATRLLPARGYWVTMPSATTVTVTGQPLNQYSETYTASGWDMLGSVITRASVNGDPQGNVFAMFGFDPINGVYHSVRGFEPKQGYWIAVAANENEPVFLTVSPGANAAPAPNPAAMEAFTKHHGTNPPAPPAYTIDGDRMVAIPKEYGLAQNYPNPFNPETMIEFQLPKAGRVSLKIYSVLGHAIRTLVEGEMPAGLHRVQWDGKDQSGRVAESGVYLYRLTAGDFVKSRKLVLLK; encoded by the coding sequence ATGTCAATGGATCGCGACCATGCCGGCTTTGCCGGGAGAGTCTTTTTCGGGGCGTTGGTGCTGCTCACGGCTGCGCTCGGGAGCCTTGCCGGCGGCCGCGCCATGGCACAGGCGAGCTTCGAAGAGAACGCCATTCTCGTAAAGCTCACCCCGGCCGCTGCCAGCCAGATCAGTATTCGCATTGAAAACGGCATCGCTCTGACCGGCCTGCCTTCGGTGGATGCCTTGAACCAGCAATATCGCGCGCGCGACATGGCGCGCGTGTTGCGCCACGGCGGGAAATTCGAGGCGAGGCACGTGGAGTCCGGCTTGACGCGCTATTACAAGCTGCGCTTCGAAGCCGGCGCTGAGGTCGAAGCCCTGGTGCAGGCTTATGCCGGCGATGGCAATCTCGAAGCGGCACAGCCTAACCACCGTTATGAGCTTTTTGACGGCAGGAAGCAGGGTAGGCAAATCAACTTCACGCCCAATGATCCGTCATACCCGAGCCAGTGGCACTACAACAACACCGGCCAAACCGGTGGCACGCCGGACGCGGATATCGATGCGCCCGAGGCGTGGGATATTGAAACCGGTGATGCGGGCGTGATCGTTTCCGATCTTGACACCGGCCAGGATCTGGATCATCCTGATCTTGCTGCCAACATTTGGGTGAATACCGGCGAAATCGCCGGCAACGGCCTTGATGATGACGGCAATGGCTACATCGATGACACCAAGGGCTGGGATTTCTCCAACAACGACAACAATCCGGATGACTATGACGGCCATGGCACACACACGGCCGGAACCGTGGCCGCGGTGACCAACAACGGCCTCGGCGTGGCTGGCGTGGCGTTCGACAGCAAAATCATGCCGTGCAAGATTTTCCCCAATGCCTTCGATGACGTCATCGCCAATGCCTTCACCTACGCTGCCGACAACGGCTCGTTCATTTCCACCAATAGTTGGGGCGGCGGCGGCCAGTCTAATTTGATCGAAGATGCCATCGACTATTTTCTCGCCACCACCAACGGCGTGGTGGTGTTTGCCGCGGGCAACGACAATTCCAGCAATCCGGCGATCGGTTATCCCGGCTCTTATCCGCCGGTGATCGCGGTGGCGGCAACCAACCATAACGATGTCAAGGCGTCCTTCTCGAATTACGGCACGTGGGTCGATATTTCTGCTCCTGGAGTGAGCGTGTTGAGCACGCTGATTGGCGGCTATGGTAGTTTGAGCGGCACCTCGATGGCTTGCCCGCACGTGGCGGGCGTGGCCGCGCTGGTGGCGGCGGCCAACCCCGGCATGTCGGGCGCGGACATTCGCACGCAGATCGAAGGGACGGCCGACAATATCGATGCGCTCAACCCCGGTTTTGCCGGGCTTCTGGGCAGCGGCCGAGTGAATGCCTATCAAGCTTTGACCGGGGTGGTCAGCGATCCGCCGGATATCGCCGTTTCACCGGCGTCGTTCCAGTTCACTTTGCCGCCCGGCGGCACGGCGAGTGAGATGATGACGATTTCGAACACTGCTGCCACCGGAGCGGAAGACCTCAATTGGAACGTCATTGAGCAAAGCGTGACGCTGATGTTGAGCAACGGCGGGGTGGTGCCGATCAGATTGGGCCGCGCCAATGCCGACGCCTCCGCTTTCGCGATGTCGCAGGCGAATCCGCCCAACTACAATCCCAACGCGGGAAAATATGATGCAGATTTGCCTCCCGGGCCGCCGGTCACCGACGGATCAGGAGGGCCGGATGGCTACGGTTATGTCTGGAGGGACAGCGATGACCCTAATGGCCCGGTTTTCAACTGGCAGGACATCACCGGCGTAGGCACGCCCGTAAGCTTGTCGGACGACTCGTTCCAGGAGGTGGCGTTACCTTTTGCGTTCCAGTTCTATGGCGCCAGCAAAACCTCGTTGAAAATCAGTTCCAACGGTTTCTTGGGCTTTGGCGTGGACGGCACGGACTTCACCAACGACCCGATTCCGAATATCGCCCTGCCAAATGACATGATCGCAGTCTTCTGGGACGATCTCAATCCCAGCCTGGGCGGCACGATTCACTACTATCACAATGCTGCTGCTGGTGAATTCATTGTCCAGTACACCAACATCCAGCGTTTCGGCGGCGGCCTGCCAAACACCTTCCAGGCGATTCTCAGCGCGAACGGAAAAATCCTGCTGCAATATCTCAACATGCAAGGCACGCTCACCTCGGCCACCATTGGCGTCGAGAATGCCGCCGGCACGGTCGGGCTGCAGGTGGTTTACAATGCTGCCTATGTGCATGACAACCTGGCGATCAAGATCGAAGCAGGTTGCGACTGGCTGGCCGAGGATCCCACCAGCGGCCTGCTTGCTCCGGGCAGCAGCCAGAACGTGACGGTTTCGGTGGATGCGGCCGGCCTGGCAATCGGTACGCACGAATGCAATCTGGTGATCAACAGCAATGATCCCGATGAAGCGCAAGTCACGGTGCCGGTCACGCTGAATGTTTCCACCGGAAATCCGCCGGACATCTCCGTGACCCCGGCTTCCTTCGCGTTCACAGTTCCGGAGGGCGGCTCCGCGAGTGACCTCATGACGATCGCGAACACTGCTGCAGCCGGTTCGGACAATCTCGAATGGAGCCTCAGCGAGCAGGAGGCTGCCCTGCTGTTGAGCGACGGCCGCAAGCTGCCGGTCAAGGTGAGGCAGGCTGCAAAGCCGCCTTTGTCTTCTGCGCCGGCCGTGCTGAGCGCTTCGCCGGCGGCCCTCGCGCTGCTGCAGAATCCCCCGCCGTTCGGTGTAGTCGTGCCCCAGGGGCCGCAATGTACCGATGGCGAGGTCCACGATGACAATACCATCGAAAACGGCTATGGCTGGAATCCCTCGCTGGTCTCGGATGGCCGTACGGTGGAGAGATTCAGCCCCGGGCCGCTGCCCTTCAGCCTTACCAAAATCTGCATTTCCTGGACGCGCACCGGTGCAGACGCGGATATCAGTTTCAATATTCAGGTCTACGATGATGATGGCGCGGGCGGATCGCCGGGCACGCTGCTGACTTCCATTCCGGTGGCGGCGGCTGGAGTTCCTGTGTGGCCGTCAGCGGCCTTCTATGATTTTGATGTTTCCGGCTTGATTGCGGAAATCAATGACCCGCTGGTCTACATTGGCGCGCAGTGGAATCCGATGACGGAGCCGAATTTCTTCATTTGTGCGGATGAGAGTCCCACGACCCCGCTGCAAACCGGTTACGGCCAGAACGATTATGACGGGTTCGTCTGGACGCCGCTGCAAAGCTACTTCCCGGCCTATCGCGCGATGTTTATCCGCGCAGAGGGCGAAGCTGCATCCGGATGTCCCTGGTTGAGCGAGAGTTTGACTTCCGGCTCGATTCCGGCGGGCGGCAGCCAGGAGGTGACGGTTTCCGTGAGCGCGGGCACGTTGCTTCCCGGAACCTACAACTGCAATCTTGTTATCGACAGCAACGATCCTGATGAGCCGCAGGTCACGGTGCCGGTGCAGCTCACCGTTACCCCGCTGGCGCCGCCGGACATCGCCGTGAGTCCCGCTTCTTTTGCCTTTACCGTGATGGAAGAAGGCTCGGACAGCGGAATCATGACGATCACGAACACGGCAGCAGCCGGCGCGGATAACCTGGATTGGGAGATTGAAGAGCAGGAGGCCGTGCTCATGCTCCGCGACGGCCGGAAATTGCCAGTCACTCTGCAAGCACAGAATCGAGATCCCCGTCTGGCGGCGCAGCGCCAGGGTGAAAAATCCGGCGGCCGTGTGAATGCCGGCGGCTTCGAGGAGACAACTTCGCAACGCGGCCTAAAAGCGCCGGAGGAGAAATTCGTCGCAGCGCCGTTTACAACGAACACACTGGTGCTGCAACCCGGCGTGTCGATCGGTAACTCCATCCTCGAGGCTCTGGATCAACTCGGCGTGATGCACGATTTTCTCATAACCAGCGACTTCACCACCATCGACTTCAGCCTCTATCAGACTATCATCGTTGGAATGGATGGCGGCGCGATCGAGACCGCCAGCGTGCAGGCGCTCGCCAATGCCGCCGCCAGCGGCAAAAAACTGGTGATGTATGGCGGCACCAACTACGGGCCGTATTACACCGGCATGAGTGCCTACTTGCTGCAGCACACCGGCACGCAAGGTTGGACCATCTCGGCACCGCCGCATTTGACCGTTACCAGCCCGGGCGATCCGTTGGCAGCCGGCCTGCCCGCCTCCTATACCTACGCTGATGCCGCCGCCGCCTTTTACATGCTGCGCATCAATGATCCGGCGGCCACAGTGGTAGCCATGAATGGCGACGGCCATCCGGCTTTGGTGCGCAAGAGCATCGGCAGCGGCACGCTGGTCTATTCGATCAGCTCCCCGTTTGACGCCTACTATTCGAATCCGTCGGATTTCGAGATTCTCAAGACCATCGTCAGCAACGCCATCAACGCCGGTGGCTGCAGTTGGTTGACCGAGAATCCGACGAGCGGATCGACTGCGGCGGGAAGCCAGAATCAGGTCAGCCTCGTGGTCAACACCATCGGACTGCAGCCGGGTGAGTATGATTGCAATCTTCTCATCACCAGCAATGATCCCGATGAGCCGGAAGTCACGGTGCCGGTGCATCTCACGGTGGTACCGAAGCCGCCGGCAGACATTGACGTTTCGCCCTCTTCGTTCAGCTTCACTCTGCCGGAGGAGGAGGGGGTGGCCGCGGCCACGATGACGATCGCGAACACCGCCCCGGCCGGCCATGATGATCTCGAATGGAGCATCGCCGAGCAGGAGGCTACGCTGGTTTTGAGCAATGGCAGGAAACTCGCGGTCAACCTCGGGCGGCGCAGCAGCGGGGCGGCAACCCAACCCAACGCGCGGCTGGAGAACTTCAATCCCCATGCCGGCAAATACGACGCGGATTTGCCTCCCGGTCCGCCGGTAATTCAAGGTGCGGGCGGCCCGGATGGCTTCGGCTATACCTGGATCGACAGCGATGAACCCGGCGGTCCGGCCTTCAATTGGCAGGACATCACCGGTGTGGGCACGCCGGTGAACTTGTCGGATGATTCCTTCATCGAGGTGGCGTTGCCGTTCACTTTCCCGTTCTATGGCGTTGACAAGTCACTGGTGAAGATTTCTTCCAACGGATTCCTGGCCTTTGGGCCGAACGGGACGGATCTCAACAACACGCCATTGCCCAACGCGGGCCAGCCGAACGACATCATCGCGGCGTTTTGGGATGATCTCGACCCGGGCCTGGGTGGAACGATCCACTACTACCACAACGCCGGCGCGAATGAGTTCATCGTGCAATACACCGGGATTCAGCATTTTGGCGGCAGCGCGCCTTACACTTTTCAAGCCATTTTGCGGTCAAACGGCAGCATGCTGTTCCAGTATCTTGGGATGCAGGGCCCGGTCAATTCCGCCACGCTGGGTGTCGAGAACAGCAGCGGCACCATCGGCTTGCAGATCGTCTTCAACGCCAATTATGTGCACGATAACCTGGCGGTGGCGATTCAGGCCGCCTGCCCCTGGATCTCCGAAGATCCTGTGAGCGGCGTGATCCCACCGGGCGGCAGCGAGCAAGTGGCGCTATCGGTCAGCACTGCCGGTTTGGCGGCTGGAACCTACAACTGCAGTCTCCTGGTCAACAGCAATGATCCGGATGAGTCGCAGATTACAGTTCCGGTCGAGTTGATTGTAATTCCGCTGATTCCACCGGAAATCGAGGTCACGCCGGCCTCGTTTGCCTTCACGCTGCCCTACGGCGATGCTTCAACGAGCGGCACCATGACGATTTCCAATCTGCTGCCGCCCGGCCCCGGCGCCGATAATCTGGATTGGAACATAACGGAACAAGAAGCAGCGCTGGTTTTAAGCGACGGCAAGAAGCTGCCGGTCAGTGTGCGTCCGCATGGCAGCGGCTCGCGCAAGTCACACCTTTCGCCCAGCCGTGTCGATGGAGGGACTCCGGCCGCCGGATTGCTTTCTGCTTCGCCGAGTCTGAGCTTCAATGGCGCCGGCACTGCCGAGGCGCCGGTCAATCCCGCCGAGGTGCTCTACGACCAGATGGATTCACCGGGTTTGAACAGTATCACCTCCCAGAACTTCGAAGCTGCAAACGATGCTTTCGATAACCAGGCGGCGGATGATTTTGTTGTGCCGGCCAGTGACGGCGCATGGACGATCGAGCGCGTGGAAGTGGCAGGGGTTTATTTCAACGGCACTGGGCCGGTCGCTTCGGTCAACGTGTGGTTCTATCAGAATGCGGGCAATTTGCCGGGAGCAGAAGTGTACAGCGCCCTCGAAGTTGTTCCGAGCGCGGGCATTGCCAACGGTTCGTTTGTGATCGATCTGCCGGCGCCGGCGATTCTTACGGCCGGCGCGTACTGGGTTTCGGTACAAGCCAACATGGATTTCACGCCCTTCGGACAGTGGGGCTGGACCGAACGCACGGTGGCGTCGAGCAATCCATCCGCATGGCGCAATCCCGGCAACGGATTTGGCACACCGTGCACCGACTGGGGCCAGCGCGTGAGCGCTTGTGGTGTCGGTAGCGATCCGGATCTGTTGTTCCGCTTGAGCGGCATGGTCGGCGGCGGGTGTTTGTGGCTGACGGCGAATCCACTGAGCGGCAGCATTTCACCGGGCGGCAGCGAAACCGTCGAGGTGACCGTGAGCGCCGCCGGTCTGGCACCGGGCACGTACAACTGCACGCTGATCGTCAATAGCAATGACCCGGATGAACCGCAGGTGGCAGTCCCGGTTCAGCTCGATATCGTTGTCGATGCCGTGATCTGGATTCCGGATGACGTGCTCAATCCGGATCTTGCGCGCAAAGCGACGGAGCGTGGGCTGTCCATTGAAACACTACAGAACTTGTCGGTCGCACCCACCAGCCACTTGGAGTTGAAAGCAGCGCTGGAGGCCAACGGCAAAGCCGTTCTGATTACCAACACCCTGACGCAGGCGGAGATCGCACAGGCCGATTATCTCTTCGTGGTGGCGGGCATCTATCCCAACAATCACGTGATCAAAGAGACGGATCCCGAAGCGGCGCTCATTGAGAGCTACCTTGCCGCCGGCGGAAAGGTTTACCTCGAAGGCGGCGACGTGTGGTATTACGACCCCATTAATCTCAATGGCCATGATTTCGGTCCGTCCTTCCAGATCAACCCGCTGCGTGACGGCAGCAACAATTTGAAGACGGTGCTGGGTGCATGCCTGGCCGAGGGCAAGGATTTTACTTACTCCGGAGCGAACAATTTCATCGACCAAATCGCGCCCGTGGGCACGGCATGTACCATCCACTCCAATGACAGCCCGGCCTACACCTGTGGTGTGGCGAACAGCGGAGCTTACGGCCGCACCCTCGGCAACTCGTTCGGGTTCGGCGGGCTGGATGATTTCAGCATCTCCGGCGTGAGCAAAGCCACCCTCATGGCCTCGTATCTCGATTTCTTCGACAACGGCATTTCGGTCACTGCGGTGACCTACGACTTTCCGGTGGCCAGCGGCGGCTGGTACCTGATTTCGCTGCCGGTGATCCCGGATGACAACCGCTTGAGCGTCGTGTTTCCGGAGGCGCTGGCGGCATTCGGCTGGGATTTCGCTTCGCAAAGCTACGTTGCTGCCACCCGGCTCCTGCCGGCGCGGGGCTATTGGGTCACCATGCCTTCCGCCACCACGGTGACGGTGACCGGGCAGCCGTTGAATCAATACAGTGAAACCTACACCGCCTCCGGCTGGGATATGCTGGGCTCGGTGATCACCCGCGCCAGTGTGAACGGCGACCCCCAAGGCAACGTGTTTGCGATGTTTGGCTTCGATCCGATCAACGGCGTGTATCACTCGGTTCGCGGGTTCGAACCGAAGCAAGGTTATTGGATCGCAGTTGCAGCCAATGAGAATGAGCCTGTTTTCCTCACCGTGAGCCCGGGAGCGAACGCTGCCCCAGCGCCCAATCCGGCAGCGATGGAGGCTTTCACCAAGCATCACGGGACTAACCCGCCTGCGCCGCCTGCTTACACGATTGACGGCGATCGCATGGTGGCGATACCGAAGGAATATGGCCTGGCGCAGAATTATCCCAACCCGTTCAATCCCGAAACGATGATCGAGTTTCAACTGCCCAAGGCGGGCAGGGTCAGCTTGAAGATCTACAGCGTCCTCGGCCACGCAATTCGCACGCTCGTCGAAGGCGAAATGCCGGCCGGCCTGCACCGCGTGCAATGGGATGGCAAGGATCAATCGGGGCGCGTGGCGGAATCGGGCGTCTATCTGTATCGTCTCACGGCCGGCGATTTTGTGAAAAGCAGGAAGCTCGTCTTGCTCAAGTAA